A region of the Apium graveolens cultivar Ventura chromosome 6, ASM990537v1, whole genome shotgun sequence genome:
GCTCACTGAAAAGCCATTTGCATGACCCTCAAAACAAGGGTAAGCTTCAATTTCATTCTTAATTAGTTATGCTATTGGTTTATGTTGATTTTCTACTATTGTGATGCTTTTAAAATTTAAACAATTATAAATGTATATATGACCTGGGAAATAAATTAAAAAGTTCGTAATTTATTATAAACGTCAGATCATCTGTACCCTAATTTTGCTTCAGCGCTGACAGTTCAGTTCAGACATGCACCTAATGAATACACAAGTTTATACTTGCTTACTCAACTGCTATTATCCTATTACGATTGCCGACTCCTAGTTTTATCAAAATTTCATGCAGAAGAAATTTAGTGATTATGAGGTTTTGCCTacaaaatatttacaaaatagaTTAATCCTCATCTCTGTTCTTCTGGCAGGTCATACTTCATTATCCTGGATCACAAGACTTCAAATTGTACTTGATGCTGCAAGGGGTCTGGAATATATACATGAGCATACTAAGCCTCATTATGTGCATCGGGATATCAAGACAAGTAACATTTTACTTGATGGTGCATTTAGGGCAAAGGTTCCTACTTTTTACTTAATTAGTCAATGTGTTGTACAACTAATCTAAAAAAGTGATATAATATTATTATACACTTCAAGGAGGGGACCCTGCTTGAATATGTATTTGAGTCCGTTAATGGTATACTTGATCAACCATTTCTGTTACTTTCTGAATTCCTGAAAACAGATCTCAGATTTTGGGTTGGCAAAACTTGTTGGAAGAACCAATGATGGTGAAGAATCAACGACAAGAGTTGTTGGAACTTTTGGTTATCTAGCTCCCGAGTAAGTATATGATTGTATGTATAACTATAATTATCTGTCTGTGTCTTCACCAATTCTTCTAATTACACTCATTTTGTAGATATCTGAGGGATGGCTTGGCCACAAGTAAAAGCGATGTGTATGCATTTGGGGTTGTTCTCTTTGAGGTTATATCAGGGAAGGAGGCCATTACACGAACCGAAGGCAGTGTGGTGAAAAATTCAGAAAGACGATCCCTTGTGTCTATTGTGAGCCTCCTACTTAAAATTTTGAAGTGGCAATCTTAAATTCTTTTATAATTAAGTCAAATTAAAATTCACCAAGACATGTCAGATTTTACGaaacaataaatatatattgGCAAATGCATCTTAAAATATGTTTAACTcatatatctatatctatattaGAGACATTCCTTGCCTTATAGTCACCCTGGGTTTTGCAGTCATAATCATATTGATATCCTTCATTTTTGAGGTTAAATGGAAATGCCAACAACGAACTTCCTGGTCAGTTCTATTTAGATTCGACAATTTTGTACGAAATAGAAAAACACAGAGATTCGGTGTTTGGTTTGACTTACAGGTACACGAAACGAAATGGTACACAGACCACAAAAGTACACGATAGATTTAGAGTTTATAGTTCTTGACATGAGATGACATtacacaaaataaataaataaataataatttattaccTTTATGTTTCTATAtaaattgtatgtatatatatttataaacatatatacatacgaatataaagtattaatagatttatttattaaattaaattactTTTTTGGTGCCAAACGAAAATTATACGACTAGAAATATACGAACACGAAAGTGCACAAATTTATTTCGTGTTGTGTATGGGCGAAACCAAAAGTACAAGACAGCATGGATGCAAGCTTTAAGAGTAAACAAGCCTTTTCTGTATTTCGAACTTGTGTTGTACTATTTTTGAATTGTTTACATCATTGTTGCATTGCCTCGAGCTCAAATTGAAGTCTAATTAGACATCAACTGTTTGGTCCGTAACTTCCCTCCAGTTGCGAATCCATGTATTCATAAAATGGGTACTTTCTGATGTCATCCCCTAATGCTTGAATAATTGTAGATGCTGGCAGCTCTTCGAAATTCACCGGACTCCATGAGTATGTCTAGCTTGAAAGATCACGTCGACCCTAATTTAATGGATTTGTATCCCCACGACTGCCTTTTCAAGGTAATACATTATTTTTTCCCCGGTACTGACAATTATAAACTTTCCTAAAAAATGGACTTAACCTTAGATAAAAGCTTTTAAATATGTATGCCTGGAACTTATGACCCGAGCTTTTCATTTTTATGTGAATTGTTACATAGGTGGCCACCCTGGCAAAACGATGTGTGGACGATGACCCTATACTGCGTCCAGATATGAAGCAGGCTGTAATGTCACTCTCACATATCCTGTTATCTTCAGTGGAATGGGAAGCAACTCTTGCTGGGAACAGCCAAGTTTTCAGTGGCCTCGTTCAAGGAAGATAAGTCATTGTGCTCCAATATTATGAATGTCCCGCTAAGTAGAGGTCTGTATATTTAATCGTCTATATAGTTCTTTGTGTGtatagagaatctcatttagaACACGGCAGGTGTAATATAACATTTGTTCTTTTTGACTTTTGATTGATTGAGTTAATTTTTTCATGTTCATGTCGCATGAAACTGGTGCTGAATTGCGCTTCACATTCTTGCGTATTACTATTGAGGAAGTTACTTGAGCAATATTCCTAAGAACAATTGCAAGCCAATTTTTTTCATGTTATCCATATAAATTGGTCTTTTGCGAGTATAAGCGCCTAGTATTTACAGTTGCAGCTTGCTACCAGCACACAACCGAAAAAATGCCAAAAACAGCTAGTAATCACGATTGCAGCTAACTAGAAAATATATAATGAACACCTATATCACTGCTAGTTTGCGCTCTCAAATAATCACTGCAGCGAAATGGAAGCCAAATCCAAAAAACTAAATCCGACTCGACTCCCAAAATCGAGTAAATAATCTCCACATTCTAGAGGGGTGAACAAAAACCGACCAAATCGAATAAACCGACCCCACCCGCCCCTTATTTCGGCCGCACGAGCCGACCCGCCGAAAACCGaggtttaaatggtttaaattTTTTACAACCCGAATATATTGGGTTGGGTCAGGATTTAAGCAATTTTAACTCTAAcccaacccaacccaacccgCATACAATTAAACTACAGGCCCAATATATATTAGTTTTAGCCCATTACATATTATTCATTTCAGCCCGGTCTAATTCCAGATTTACAGTCATTTAACATAGGTCAGGGTTATAACTTATATTCCAAATTCAGTTTCGCCTCTCTCTCTCGCTCACTCTTCCGAGTTCCGTCTTCACCTTCATATCTTCAAATTATTCAGGTACATAATTTCCCCAATCCAATTTAActcttttaattatttattcatgcTTAACTtcactgatagtttttatatatgtcaTATATGTTTGTGTTTGTTAATGTTTATATATGTCATATATGTTTGTGTTTGTTAATTTAGGATGTTACGAGATGCTTAACCTCACTCTTCGATTATAATTGAGATTATAATTGTTTTGATTTATTTCTGTTCCGTAGTTCTTTAAGCCCTAGTATGTTGGAAATGCTAGTGTGCACTCAAAGTTGGTTGAAGGAAGGGCGTGGCGGGATAAAAACCAAGGATTTTTTGGATGACAATCAGTCATATTCCTTTCTAGAAGCAGGTAAAACAAATCTGATCAATGAGTTTAACCCTGTTTACTTTTCCAGTATAGTCTTGTTTAACAATGTTATCTACATGTATATTGTATTCTTTGAACCTGTAGGTAACATGGACAAGGCAGCGCAAGACACAGTCAAGATTCAAAATGACGTTTGATGTTATTTACGGATAATTCTATTAAGGTTTTTGATGTTATTTGAAGTTTGAACTTTGAAACTAAACTGCTGATATGTATTTGTGGACTGATGTAATATTTCTATTTGAACTTaatatctattttgagtattaTTGTGTTAGACTATCAGGTTATTGTTAGTTGACAACTTGTTACCAACTTACTGTGTTAGGCAGTTAGCAATTTCGCATAATTTGATATTATTGTATTTGCATGAAACCCAACCCGACCCGACCCAACGCAATGTATCAATAATAGGGTTGggttaaaaaaatatttataacttaatGGGTTAAAATTTTACAAACCGAACTTATTGGGTTGGGTCATTTTTAGGGGTCCAACCCGACCCGCGTTCACCCCTAGTCATAATCAGTGACTTGGAAACAATTCTTTAGCTAGAATCGAAGAGTACACAGTTAAAAAGGTTAAATTAGATCATAGGTTCGTCGAGAAATAAACAACAAAAATTCTCAGCAAATTGGATAAAAGAAATCACACAACAATTTCGCCTAAGACCCCTACCTCTTACAATTCAGGATTGGTCTGTTTCTAACATGTAGAAGAACTTGCTATTATGCATCCCACCAAATTTTCGTATTCCCTCAACAGTTTTACTAACATGCCATGGGAGAGGGGAGTTTTGTCCGTGTCCGAACAAATAAGCGTAATGACACATTACTGTGATCGACGATTCAATATTAGGTCGAATGAGATTTCTTTTGTCTTTTGATAAGCAAGGTTGCAAGAAGCTAGTTTGCCTCATTAGGATCTCTATTTTACAAAACCTTCAAGCAATTTGTGTTCACATTAAATACAAGGTTGTGTTTATTGCATTTTTTttctagtttcattttcatcctCTGATAACACCGTCAAAATACTAATTATTTTTCATTTAGAAAATGTAATATTCTAGTATAATTAAGACCTGCTATGTTAAAATAATGAAAGAATTAAATTATACATTATATTCTGATACCTAGCAAGCGTTTGAGTCTTTAAGTCGCATTATATTATAAATACACGATAACAGAACAAAACATTTGTACAGATTTTAGTACCACGGAGTAGTAGCCAGAAATGAAGTTTGTAGCTTCAACCTCATTCAAACTGCTTGGATTACACCAGTACCATTTCCCTTACTTACATCCGAAGCAGACACCGGAGTGCTTGGATGAAAAGCCGACTGCCTTGATGGTTCACCTAGCAGCTTTAGGGTGAGAGCTGAAGGCTCCATATGGCCTGTCTCAGTTTCTCCGATACTCAGTTGGGACATGCCCACTAGTTCATCTACTTTAACAGGCTCTTTTCCAAGCACAGCAATTGGCTTTAGGACCTCATGATGTGATGTTTCTGTTCCTTTCCCTTCTTCATACATAGACGCATTTGATGGCCACAAAGGAAATGCAACTGGTACATAAGCTGGGTAAAATGCCGGAATTACAGGTTGAATTTCCGGTTGGGTTTGAGGTGTAGCACTTTCTTTGAAATCTTCAACCATTTCCTCCCGAGAATCTTCCATGCGATTCTCTTCCATGGATTCGTAATCTGTCTTGAGAGAGAGACTCAAAGAAGGCAGTAAATTCATATCTGTTTCTATTGTTTGCGGAGGTAGTACAAATTGTTCTTCCGCCACGGACGGTGTTTTTGTCACCTGAAATCAAAATGACAGGATATCAtacctcaaagaaacaaaaaagGATTATCATAATTGATATTCGATACTCTACTAACAAAATTCTAGGTACGCCGACATCGATTAATGGCTAAAGCTACATTTTATTTTTGATTTGTCCACCAAAGTGCAGAATAACCCATAATAAATACACAAAACAAAGACAGGTCATATCAAATACCATGTCAAAAAGGCTGGATCTTCTCTTTCTCCGAGTAGCATTTGTCTGCCGAATAAAGTACTTCTGAGCATGGCTTGCTACTTGTGTAGGAGTCCTCGATACAACGTAACTGCGTGATATGCCACGCCAATCTCCTTTTCCTAACTTCTGGAGACCAAGAAGAAACATCCGGTGCTCTTCTTCTGTCCACGGAGTGCCTAAATATAAAGGCAGTGAAACTTTTATAAAAGGAGAATTTATAGAACACATGAAACTGTAAAGGTATCAAGGAAAAGGCATCAAATTTGTCAATAATCTACAAATGATTCTGAGCTCGGCGATTCTTACAAAGGATTACAAAGATTGAAAAACAATATCATGGCACTTTCTTTGGGAGGAGGGAGGAGGCAATTAGAAAGATCTAATATTGTAGAATAATTACATAAGTTTTTAGTTTTAGAATATATACATACGTACATACACACAACTTAAATGTCTTCTCTTGAGGTTAAAGTTTTAAAATTTTCATACCTCATGTCTTTCTTTTAAGGTTTTACTAAATAAAGAGCTGTTTATAAACTTTTTTTTTGTCAGGAGAGCTGTTTATAAACTTGGTTATTCAAACTTTAATTATTTTCTATTACGGATAATGTCAACCAGTCAAAATTGTTGACGGGTCAGATCGACTACTGAAAATCCAGTCAAAATTTCAAGTGagaaatatttttgaaaaaaaatcctCCGTAACATCAATACAACGTGCTAATCTCAGTTTATCTCTTCACTTCTATTCTTCGTTGAATTGAAACTTATGTGTATAtctggtgtgtgtgtgtataaaTTGATCAAAACTGATAAATCTGCGTATACATTTATGTATGTATAGTTTGTCAATATATATGTATAGTCACCTCTATATGTGTGTGTATTATTGTGTAGGGAAGGGAAAACAAAGAGATGTTTATGGGAATGTTAGACTTTTGTCGTGAGAAAAAAGTattcataatatatataattacataTGATTTAATTATTCATTATTAGTTTACCGACTAGTCACTCCATCAACTGGACTCAACTTATTAACATGACAACCATGGATCTAGTATAGTAGTTACTTTAGAGCACAATAACGTCCAAGTACCTGCTTCTTAAGGCATATGTATACAATTAAAAATCCTCAATGtcataagcaaattctgattgtAATCCTATTTCAACCCTATCTAATGTTGAACATTTCTAATTTTTCTAGCTGCTATAAATCATGAGCCATCATGATATCAAGAGATAGAAGTCTTGATTATTAATCATCAAATCAGGTGTCAAATACATCAAAAAAATTGTACGAGATCCTATTCATTCCTGTCAAAGGCTATTCTATATATTTGCAAATTGCAAGTATGTAAGATATAATTTAACGCTTTAACCTGCtagaaacatccgttgaagggACTATCGAACCAACCAATATTCAACAAAAATTCAAATGATTATAACAACTATCAACCACGTCCTCGTGCAAGAAGACAAAGCACCCGCAAAAAGGTGCTCGTGGGGACTTGACATTAAGCGTAACAACCGCAGACAATTGTGACATGTTGAGAGATATGCAAATATCAACAAGGAGAAATTAGCACAGCTCTTGAACAACCACGAGACAACGAGTTATTTGCGATAAAGTATGAAGACAAGAGAGAAAAGTAggattttattataatatgactTGTTCTTGATTACAATAGAAGAGGGGCTTATATAGCCAACAACCATACATAATAAAGGAAAATATCCTAACAAGGAAACTATTATAACAATGAAATTatccaataatataatatcattatatatgttaacatccccTCAAACTCACGATGTTGAATCGGGAGTTTGTCAACCAAGAGACGGAGCCACATAACCAAACAAATCCAAAACTACAACACCAGATTCAAGAGCATCCAAACAAATCCAAAAACATAGTTACGAATCCAAACAAGCCAAAAAACTTCCAAGCAAATCCAAAGACGGAACAACAAACGAGAACGCAGCAACAAAAGAGAAATCATCCAAAGACGCAGCAACCCAAGAGAAAACAAAGCAATCAAATTACCAAAATAACAAATCTGCAACCATCAAAAACAATACCAAAACTGTATGCGAAACTGAATCCTAATCCAAAACCAAACTCCATATTAAGCCCAATACAAACTCCAAATAACTGAATCCAAGTCAACAAAATGTATCCAATCCTCAACCAAACTGCATCCAATCCTCAACCAAACTGAATCCTAATCCAAAACCAAACTCCATAATCAGCCCAATACAAACTCCAAATAACTGAATCCAAGTCAGCAAAATGTAATCAATCCTCAACCAAACTGCATCCAATCCTCAACCAAACTGTATCCCAATTCAAATTGAATCCAAATCGAATAAAAttcatgtgcctagaacaccaaataaactaaaccaatCCCTCAATGGGCCAATTTGCCTAtagcaccaaataaactaaacaaTCCCTCGCAGGgccaatgtgcctagagcaccaaataTACTAAACTaatgtgcctagagcaccaaataaCCTACACCAATGCCGCGAAGAgccaatgtgcctagagcaccagataaaataaaacaaaaaaaaacggAGAAGTATACAGATGTGCCTAGGACTACCCCCATCATCAACAcgagaaaaagaaaagaagatgagagcgaaagaagaagaaaaaaacaATATTATCAAGAAGCCAATATCGCCAACGCGAGACCGAGAGTGTGTATTAGAGTCCCAACCAAAACCAGCAGAAAAATTGTACGAGAGTTCCAACCAAAACCAGCAGAAAAGTTGTATGAGATAGGGGTGAGCAGAAAACCGCACAAACCACAAAAACCGCCCGCACCGCACCAAACCACACCGCAAAACGCGATTTTTAATTTTTgtggtgcggttgcggtttgaatttttaataaatcgcgcggtgcggtgcgggctgtggttttaaatttctgaaatgcgattcaaaccgcaccgcaccgcaatatttaatatattataaatatatatatatatacacacacacttatattccTATCGGGTAACATAAAGAACCATTTTATGTTCTTAGTTAAACTGAATTTCACCAAATGGCCATAGCATCCTTATTGAATTAGAATTATATGTTAAATTCATTAAGGAATTCAAATGGACCACACGATCTTCTGACAAATAAAAAAGAGACTACACAATCTCTTGTTTGTATTTCTTCACTAGGAAAACCAAAATCCAAGTATTTATACTAGTGAACTAAGATGTTGCATTCCGATTGACTAAAACTATTTTCGAAAATttgattaaatttaagttttgtatttatttaatttttttgaactTGTAAAGTATAAACCGCAGTGAACCGCACCACACCGCACCGCATTTTCGTGGTGTGATTTATGCGGTTTTCGAGGGTACGCGGTGCGGTTGTGGTTTGGAAATTTGAACAAACCGCATGTGCAGTTTGGTTTGCGGTTTGAGGAAAAAACCGCACCGCCCGCACCGTGCTCACCCCTAGTATGAGAGTCCCAACCAAAATCAGCAGAAAAAACAAACTTTAACCAAAATCAATTTTGTTTACACATGAGAAATCCgaccaaatcaaagaaaaaaaacaatagtcatgattaaaacaaaaaatcatccgagaaaaagaaaaaaaaatagtcAATTTGAATAAGAAGAATACGAGAAGAAACAATAATCATATCACATGTTTTAAACCCAACCCGATATAACTCAACATTTACCTATCCCGGACCGAACCATAGCTCTTGATACCATGATAAAGTAtgaagagaagagagaaaagtaggattttattataatatgaattgtTCTTGATTACAATAGAAGAGGTGCTTATATAGCCAACCACCATACATAATAAAGGAAAATATCCTAACAAGGAAACTATTATAACAATGAAACTatccaataatataatatcatTATATATGTTAACAATTTGTAGCATCGCGTTTTGCTAGTAAAGGTTCTATAGAAAGTTGGCCAATTGATAGCGGTTGTACAAACCACATCACTTACGACTACAAGCTGTTCAGAGAAATAGATGGTACTACAATTTCCAAAGTTAAATTTGGAAATGGAGCATACATTACAGCAAAAGGCAAATGCACGGTAGCAGTTGAAAAGGCATTTCTTGAAAAGGTATTTCTGGTTCAAAACTTTTTTTAGATGTTTTAGATGTTTTCGAAATTGATAATCAATTGGTGGCAAAAGGCTATAACACTCTGTTTGGTTGGGAAGAATTAAAATGGAGGAAATAGAATCAAATTTGAACTGCAATATGTATAATTATTCACATTTATCATTCTTTCCTCTATTCCATTCCTAACAGCCTAGACTAAAGTTCAAACAACCCATTATGAGAAGGAATGCTCCATCCTTTATCCTACTCATTTTATTACCATTTTTATCAAAACAAATTTGCACTCACTCATTTTTTTCACTCAAATCATCCCTCCAATTTCTCCTAtctatttttaatattattcATTCAATTCCATTCCATTTGCCCCAACCAAACACAACATAAGATCCTGTCAGAAGATAGAAGTTGCATAACTAAAGATTCAGAAGGCAAAGACATAATCAAAATTAAGATGGAAAGTGCTTTGCCTATAATTTGTTAAAAGATGAAGTGAGTGATCCAAGTTCCAATGCAGAAACCAAAAACCATTCCTGAACAGAAAAAACAGTTGTTTCTGAAGATCAAACTCTCAGGTCATGTGAATGGGACCGGAAGGAAGACAAGAAAGTTGAGTTCCAGTAGAGTCATTTATTTGCTTACGCCTTCTAGTGCACAAGTTTACACACTGAACAAAGTGCAAATTTAGATAAAGCTATTTTCCACTTGTTGAAGTCCAAGATAAGAAGCCATAAGagtgaaaataataataataaagtgAAAGTGAAAGTAATAAAGTCATACCGTAAAAGATGCAAAGCCATAAAAGCGGTAGAAGAACAAATATCAAAAATCTGCAGAAGTAGTAGAGTAGACCGGCAGAGGTGGAGTAGATACAGAAATTGTCGCTCCTCTCCTCTCCGACTTGACTACCCATTAACTTTTTTGACTTGTTTACTTTGCATATCTTTGTTATTTTGCAATTTTATTTATTTAGCGAAAGGGTTGGTGCAGTGGTTAAGCTCTTGTTTCCTTTGGAGGAGGTCAAGAGTTAGATCCCTGGGTGTGTGTGagttagaaaaaaataaattattttcacatctttttttcataatttctaaattttgttGATTTGTGATGAAATTTTATTTAGTTGAGAATATAATTTTAACAGATATAACTATATTTATTTGAGAAATATGTACCTATAATTAAATTATAAACATGTTTATAAATTTTACTATTTTGAACTTAACCAAATAATACAAAAACACTGTGTGCTAGAAGACTTGAGAAGATATAAAAATATCCAAGTTTAATATTGAGTAATTCTTGAATTTACACTATTTTCTGAATACCTgcataaagaattcaaacaaattTACCTAATCACCTTACGTATAACTTGCAAAAGCATAATATagattaaaataatttaatttaaattgtaatataatttcaagtttcaaattaatttaaaataatttatttaaaatggtagtatttaatttaaaattatataataaaatttaaaatggTACCCCGCTGGACTGTTCAGCTAGTAGCTAGTAGCCTAGTAGTAGAGAGGCCAGAGCTTCTAATTTCTTCCGGGTCAATCAATTTCTTCCACCTTCCCAAAACACTAGTGGTAAATCTATTACCAACAAATTTATTAGCACTACTAAATTTACCCAATTATTAGCACTACTAAATTTACCCAATTTCTTCCATGTCAATCAATTTCTTCCAAATCTATTACCAACAAATTTATTATCACTACTAAAATTACCCAATTTTTTCCATGTCAATCAATTTCTTCCACCTTCCCAAAACTCTAGTGGTAAATCTATTACCAACAAATTTATTAGCACTACTAAATTTACCCAGAGTTCTTGACCTCATTCCAGGAAACAAGAGTTTAACCACTACACCAACCCTTTCgctaaataaaaaaaaattgcaaaataACAATGATATGCAAAGTAAACAAGTCAAAAAAGTTATCTGCAGATTCTTGGTACTTGTTCTTCTACCGCTTTTATGGCTTCTTATCTTTTACAGTATGGCTTTATTATTTTCACTTTCACTTTCACTTTATCATTATTTTCACTTTAATGACTCCTTATATTGAGCTTCAACAGCAAGTGGAAAATCTGAAAACAGTCATGACATTAGAAGGTGGAATAAATTTATTAGCTTCATTTTTTTTCACTCAAATCATCCCTCCAATTTCTACtatctatttttaattttattcttCCATTCCATTTCATTTGCCCCAACCAAACACAACATAAGACCCTTCTAGAAGATAGAAGTTGCATAACTACAGATTCAGAAGGCAAAGACATAATCAAAATTCAGATGGAAAGTAAGTGCTTTGCCTTAAATTTGTTAAAAGATGAAGTGGGTGATCCACAAGTTGCAATGCAGAAACCAAAAACCATTACTGAACAGAAAAAACAGTTGTTTTTGAAGGTCATGTGAATGGGACCGGAAGGAAGACAAGAAAGTTGAGTTCCAGTAGAGTCCATAAAAAATAGATGATTTGCTTACGCCTTCTAGTGCACAAGTTTACACACTGAACAAAGTGCAAATTCAGAAAAAGCTATTTAAAACGGACAAAAGATAGAGTTATACAGCTACCAAGACAAGGAGGAGTGTTAGAAATATGCCATCGGTTGTTGCTTTAAGTCATTGCTAAATAATTGGTCACTGATCAAGTCTTTTAGATGTAGTTTTTTTCTATTGATAACATGGGAATGGTCAGATAAGCATGCTACTGATCTGTGGTTTATTCTTAATTTTCAGTATGTTATATCAGCTAGTGAATAAAACCGATATAATGCTTCCAGCAGTCTTGAATTTAGATCGCTAATAAAATTCTCCGGTTTTGTTCATTAAATATCAACAATATCGATTCAGCCCTTCAACTTATGTTTAAACTGAAAGGCCCTCAACTTCTTTTATGCGGCTTTCTTCGGTGCTCCTGATAGATGAAATCTAAGCAATTGAAAACCACTCTTGTAAAAGAAGAGTGGGATTCTTGTTTCTTCCACAAACCAAAGTCATCACCGTTTTATTATCTGTAGCAAGACTCTCATTACTCTCTTCGTTTGTAAATAATGAATTAATTTTTATTCTTGAGGATCATATTAACTTTTTCTCAACTCAAAAGTGACTAAATAAATTTGGCAAGGCAACCCATGAACACACTGCAGGCATGGGTTAAAGGTTCAGCTAATCAAAGTATACCAAACAATTGATCCTTAACAAAAAGAAACCAAAGATGCAGAGTAAAAAGGAAAGAAAGACCAAGTCAAATAAAAATATGAGGTGATAAAGCAAGTCAACAAGCCCCAAAAGAAGCACCATAATCATCTAATCCCATCTCTGGAAAAACAATTTAAACGCATCACACATTAATTCTAACACAAAACTGGCAAAGAATCTTCCAACAACAGCTGCAACAATAAATTACCATATCAATGTACCAA
Encoded here:
- the LOC141663851 gene encoding transcription factor MYBS3-like; the protein is MTRRCSHCSNNGHNSRTCPTRAGGSGAGVRLFGVRLTDGSIIKKSASMGNLSALHYHSSSSAAASPNVPGSPSSDALRDPTHVPDEYLSDDPAHASCSTNRRAAERKKGTPWTEEEHRMFLLGLQKLGKGDWRGISRSYVVSRTPTQVASHAQKYFIRQTNATRRKRRSSLFDMVTKTPSVAEEQFVLPPQTIETDMNLLPSLSLSLKTDYESMEENRMEDSREEMVEDFKESATPQTQPEIQPVIPAFYPAYVPVAFPLWPSNASMYEEGKGTETSHHEVLKPIAVLGKEPVKVDELVGMSQLSIGETETGHMEPSALTLKLLGEPSRQSAFHPSTPVSASDVSKGNGTGVIQAV